The Vicinamibacterales bacterium genome includes the window CGCCGCGGGCTCTACCGGGCGGCCGGGCCCTCCCCGACCTCGTCCAGCGCTGCCGAGTCGGCTCTGGGGTCCGGCAGGAGCTCCCAGAGCCACAACCGGGCCCCGGGGTCGTGGCGACGGATCGGGCAACTGTCGCCACGGTGCTCGACAATGCGCGAGTGCGCAAGACGGGTGAGCGGGTGACAGGAAACGTAAACCCGGCAGCCACACCAAAGCGTCACGGTGTACGACATACCCCAGCCTTATACGCTGACCGAATTACGACACGGCGTCGGCATCGTAAATTCGGCCAGGACCGCCTTTAGTCCGCCTGACCAAAAAATTGAATTTACCTACTGTTTACATCCCTGTCATCCCTGCCCGGGATATAGATCAAGAGGGCCGTCAATTCATGCAGGACAGGTTACTGATGTTTACCAAGGAACTCATAAACGCGGGCCACAGGCGCCGATTTTCGATTTCTCCCCGCGGGGAGTCCGGCTGGGAAGTGCGGGACGTGTCGGATGAAACCGTGTTGAAGGACGTCCACTACACGGACTGGCACCGTGTCGAACGTGCGCAGCAGGTGTTCAACCTCCTGATTGACGAGCTCGAGAACGACGGCTGGTCCGCCGTCGCCCGCAACTGACTACTCGTTGAAGCGGTAGCCGAGGCCGATCACGGTTTCGATCTGCCCGCCGGCGACTCCCAGCTTGGCCCGCAGGCGTCCGACGTGCACGTCGACCGAGCGCGTTTCGATGAAGCGCTCGTAGCCCCAGACACGCTCCAGCAGCCGATCGCGTGAGATGACGCGGTTCTTGTTCTCGACCAGGAATCGCAGCAGCTCGAATTCCCGCCGCGTCAACCGCACCGGCTCGCCGCCCACGGCGATCGACACGGCTTCGAAATCGGCCGTCAGGTGCTTGCCGGCGTAACGGAAGGCTTTCGTCTCGAGGCCCGCTTCGCGGCGGCGCCGCAGCACCGCGCGCACCCGCGCGCCGAGCTCGCGCAGGCTGAACGGCTTGGTGACGTAGTCGTCGGCGCCCAGGTCCAGCCCGGCCACCCGATCCGACTCCGACGTCCGCGCCGTGAGCATGATGATGGGAATCTGTCTGGTCTCGGGTTTCTGGCGGAGCAGCCGGCATATCTCATCGCCGGGAACGGCTGGCAGGTTCAAGTCGAGGATGACCAGGTCGGGAGGACGTCCGGCGATCGAACGGAGCGCGTCGTCGCCGCGTCCGACGATCTCGACCGCCGCGTCGCCGGATCGCTCGAGGGCGAGCTTGATCAGCCCGGCGATGTCCTGTTCGTCTTCGACTACGAGTACGCGTGGAGGAACCACGCTTGCAGCCTACGGCCTCGGCTTTTCGCGCGTGTGACGCCTGTGTTAATTGCCGGTTAAGTCGTTGTCGCGGCTGCGACTGGCCCGCTACGACCCGCGCTGCATTCGCTCGAGACGTGCCGTGGCGAATCGCGCCAGCAGCGAGCAGGTGAAAACGATGATGACCAGCACCAGCGCGCCCGCCCAGGCCTGCCGGTGCAGATCCGTGTATGCCGACGAGGCG containing:
- a CDS encoding response regulator transcription factor, with amino-acid sequence MVPPRVLVVEDEQDIAGLIKLALERSGDAAVEIVGRGDDALRSIAGRPPDLVILDLNLPAVPGDEICRLLRQKPETRQIPIIMLTARTSESDRVAGLDLGADDYVTKPFSLRELGARVRAVLRRRREAGLETKAFRYAGKHLTADFEAVSIAVGGEPVRLTRREFELLRFLVENKNRVISRDRLLERVWGYERFIETRSVDVHVGRLRAKLGVAGGQIETVIGLGYRFNE